Proteins co-encoded in one Meiothermus sp. genomic window:
- the cysE gene encoding serine O-acetyltransferase yields the protein MECKLTARLKEDWLSLISRQGWFCLECPRMVSIVERFREDVQAVLDRDPAARGALEAILFSPGMHALWMHRLNHWLWRANFKLLARILAHFTRMLTGVEIHPGARIGRRVVLDHGMGIVIGETAEVGDDVLMYHGVTLGGTGFTREKRHPTIGKGVLLGAHAVVLGPIVVGDGAKIGAGAVVTKPVPPGATAIGNPAQIIVREEALEAVET from the coding sequence ATAGAATGCAAGCTCACAGCCAGGCTGAAGGAAGACTGGCTAAGCTTAATCAGCAGGCAGGGTTGGTTCTGCCTCGAGTGTCCCAGAATGGTATCCATAGTGGAACGGTTTAGAGAGGATGTGCAGGCCGTGCTGGACCGAGACCCGGCGGCCAGGGGTGCCCTCGAGGCCATCCTGTTCAGTCCGGGGATGCACGCCTTGTGGATGCACCGGCTCAACCACTGGCTCTGGCGGGCCAATTTCAAGTTACTGGCCCGCATTCTGGCCCACTTTACCCGTATGCTCACCGGGGTCGAGATTCACCCCGGCGCCCGCATTGGCCGCCGGGTGGTGCTAGACCACGGCATGGGCATTGTAATTGGCGAGACCGCCGAAGTGGGCGACGATGTGCTGATGTACCACGGGGTGACCCTGGGCGGCACCGGCTTCACCCGCGAGAAGCGCCACCCCACCATTGGCAAGGGGGTGCTGCTGGGGGCCCATGCGGTGGTGCTGGGGCCTATCGTGGTGGGCGATGGGGCCAAGATTGGGGCCGGGGCGGTGGTCACCAAACCCGTGCCCCCCGGTGCAACCGCCATCGGGAACCCGGCGCAGATTATCGTTCGGGAAGAGGCGCTCGAGGCGGTCGAAACCTAG
- the queA gene encoding tRNA preQ1(34) S-adenosylmethionine ribosyltransferase-isomerase QueA: MNLEDFDYHLPPELIAQSGAEPRDTSRLMVIDRYSGQIAHRIFRDLPQYLRAGDVLVLNQSKVIPARTFATNPHGTVLEVLLVREIPSSEGLWEALLKPARRAKVGSRLTFPDGLFATVEAIEADGTRLLRFSGNVWEHLENIGKMPLPPYIQASVDPARYQTVYARTPGSVAAPTAGLHFTPELLDRVRGLGVDIQYVTLHVGPGTFKPVQDDPDRHVMHLEPYEVSPQTAEAVNRARAEGRRVIAAGTTVVRTLETAYSAELSGVRAGSGETQLFIRPGFRFNVIDALITNFHLPKSTLLMLVSAFMGHELMKQAYQTAVAERYRFYSLGDAMLIL, encoded by the coding sequence ATGAACCTCGAGGACTTCGACTACCACCTACCCCCCGAACTCATCGCCCAGAGTGGAGCCGAGCCCCGCGATACCTCGCGGTTGATGGTAATTGACCGCTACAGCGGCCAGATTGCCCACCGCATCTTCCGCGACCTGCCCCAGTACCTTCGGGCAGGGGATGTGCTGGTGCTCAACCAGAGCAAGGTGATTCCGGCCCGTACTTTTGCCACCAACCCACATGGAACGGTGCTCGAGGTGCTGCTGGTGCGGGAAATTCCCTCCAGTGAGGGGCTGTGGGAGGCCCTGCTCAAACCCGCCAGACGGGCTAAGGTAGGCTCGAGGCTGACCTTTCCCGATGGGCTCTTCGCTACCGTGGAGGCCATCGAAGCAGACGGAACCCGGCTGCTCAGGTTTTCCGGCAATGTCTGGGAACACCTGGAAAACATCGGAAAGATGCCGCTGCCCCCCTACATCCAGGCCTCGGTAGACCCGGCCCGCTACCAGACCGTGTACGCCAGAACCCCCGGCTCGGTGGCCGCGCCCACAGCGGGGCTGCACTTTACCCCCGAACTGCTGGACAGGGTACGGGGGCTGGGGGTGGATATTCAATACGTCACCCTGCACGTGGGCCCCGGCACCTTCAAGCCTGTCCAAGACGACCCCGACCGGCATGTGATGCATTTGGAGCCCTACGAGGTTTCGCCGCAAACCGCCGAGGCAGTCAACCGCGCCAGGGCCGAGGGGCGGCGGGTGATTGCGGCAGGCACAACAGTGGTACGCACCCTCGAGACCGCCTACAGCGCTGAGCTAAGCGGTGTGCGGGCGGGCAGCGGCGAGACCCAGCTATTCATTCGCCCAGGGTTCAGGTTCAACGTGATAGACGCCCTGATTACCAACTTTCACCTGCCCAAATCCACCCTGCTGATGCTGGTCTCGGCCTTTATGGGGCACGAGCTGATGAAACAGGCCTACCAGACCGCGGTGGCCGAACGCTACCGGTTTTATAGCCTGGGCGATGCCATGCTGATTCTGTGA
- a CDS encoding NYN domain-containing protein, translated as MNDPFGRIPGWSPHQRVGLFVDTQNLYHSARDYYGQNVNFESLMRYAVANRQLVRATAYVVEREHDTSAWPFIYKLSTIGFRVRRMNLTLKETTDEGKPIYEGNWDMGIAADMVRLMHTLDVVVLGSGDGDFVDIVEVLMERGIRVEVIAFKETTSQKLIDAVDRFIHLPEIENAFVPSKDRERTAVPRIEP; from the coding sequence ATGAACGACCCTTTTGGCCGTATCCCCGGTTGGAGCCCCCATCAGCGCGTGGGCCTGTTCGTAGATACCCAGAATCTCTACCACTCGGCCCGCGACTACTACGGGCAGAACGTCAACTTCGAAAGCCTGATGCGCTATGCGGTGGCCAACCGCCAACTGGTGCGGGCCACCGCCTACGTAGTCGAGCGCGAGCACGACACCTCGGCCTGGCCCTTTATCTATAAGCTCTCCACCATTGGCTTCCGGGTGCGCCGCATGAATCTGACCCTCAAGGAGACCACCGACGAGGGCAAGCCCATCTACGAAGGCAACTGGGATATGGGCATCGCCGCCGATATGGTGCGGCTGATGCATACCCTGGACGTGGTGGTGCTGGGCAGCGGCGACGGCGACTTTGTGGACATCGTGGAGGTGCTGATGGAACGCGGCATCCGGGTCGAGGTGATCGCCTTCAAGGAGACCACCTCGCAAAAACTGATTGATGCCGTAGACCGCTTTATCCACCTGCCTGAGATCGAGAATGCCTTCGTGCCCAGTAAGGACCGGGAGCGTACAGCAGTACCACGAATCGAGCCCTAG
- a CDS encoding lipopolysaccharide assembly protein LapB gives MVALRAIPFAVGIALFAFTALAQLGAEGYYTQCKALYDQGVRDSAKATCQLALVDNPNHLPSIKLLGRIYLEENNLAAAQPFLQQMKQMGPQDPEVALLEARFLLLEGRPSEALERLPRGLSTEAVLLRAQIYEALGRYEEAYATYRRIAASEEARLGAARLAERLGRPQEALGLLGSSPKEQLVKARLMWLSGDTRAAAEALEEVLPRLGPLEGDYTQTLGLLAMVYYGLGEFEKGSLVLRQLSSRVSLPSSLLGKIWPWLLVFLIYLGLVLYGESRIEPMRTVEMGSDRRFGPGSIHLWLILAFILAGLASVGIGQLLYQNLLALFTPFQGQVVRPVFYFLMGALALLITYQMVKQEGLVQALGSRSSWVEGTWAGLVLLALLGLYSYIAKPLGLSGLGTMYPIFLGLGLLEVVIRGVGYPIYKERYKELSNFMIPVLFALAIPGPTIFFLMASLFLGWLYMRTKGALAGATAWVLAGLILALVANMPLVRTLLVG, from the coding sequence ATGGTAGCGTTACGAGCGATTCCTTTCGCCGTGGGAATCGCCCTATTTGCGTTTACGGCCCTGGCCCAGCTTGGCGCTGAAGGCTACTACACCCAGTGCAAGGCCCTGTACGACCAGGGGGTGCGGGATAGCGCCAAAGCAACCTGTCAGCTCGCGCTGGTGGACAACCCCAATCACCTGCCCAGCATCAAACTGCTGGGACGCATCTACCTCGAGGAAAACAACCTGGCTGCGGCCCAGCCCTTCCTCCAACAAATGAAGCAAATGGGCCCCCAAGACCCCGAGGTAGCCCTGCTGGAGGCGCGCTTTTTACTGTTGGAGGGGCGGCCATCCGAGGCACTCGAGCGCCTACCCAGAGGCCTGAGCACCGAGGCGGTGCTGCTACGGGCGCAGATTTACGAGGCTTTAGGCCGCTACGAAGAAGCTTACGCCACCTACCGACGGATAGCAGCCTCGGAAGAAGCCCGACTGGGCGCGGCTCGACTGGCAGAGCGGCTGGGGCGGCCTCAAGAAGCCCTGGGTCTACTGGGCAGCAGTCCCAAGGAGCAGCTTGTAAAAGCCCGCTTGATGTGGCTGTCGGGTGACACCCGCGCAGCAGCGGAGGCCCTAGAGGAAGTCTTGCCTCGCCTGGGGCCCCTAGAGGGGGACTACACCCAAACTTTAGGGCTGCTAGCCATGGTCTACTACGGCCTGGGTGAATTTGAAAAAGGCTCGCTGGTGTTGCGTCAGCTATCCTCGAGGGTAAGCCTTCCCAGCAGCCTGTTGGGCAAAATCTGGCCCTGGCTGCTGGTGTTCCTTATCTACTTGGGGCTGGTGCTGTATGGGGAAAGCCGTATCGAGCCCATGCGTACCGTGGAAATGGGCAGCGATCGGCGCTTTGGGCCTGGCTCCATTCATCTATGGCTCATACTGGCCTTTATTTTGGCGGGGCTGGCCAGTGTAGGCATTGGGCAACTGCTCTACCAAAACCTGTTGGCTTTGTTTACCCCATTCCAGGGCCAGGTTGTACGCCCAGTGTTCTATTTTCTGATGGGCGCTTTGGCCCTTCTCATTACCTATCAGATGGTGAAGCAAGAGGGCCTGGTTCAGGCGTTGGGCTCGAGATCAAGCTGGGTCGAAGGCACTTGGGCCGGCCTGGTTTTACTGGCCCTACTGGGTTTGTATTCCTACATCGCCAAGCCCCTGGGTCTGAGTGGACTCGGCACCATGTACCCCATTTTTTTGGGGCTGGGTTTGCTGGAGGTGGTTATTCGCGGCGTGGGATATCCGATTTATAAGGAGCGCTATAAGGAGCTAAGTAACTTCATGATTCCAGTGCTGTTTGCCCTAGCCATTCCCGGCCCTACAATCTTCTTCCTGATGGCAAGCCTATTTTTGGGTTGGCTATATATGCGCACCAAAGGGGCTTTGGCCGGGGCCACCGCCTGGGTATTGGCCGGATTGATTCTGGCCCTGGTTGCCAACATGCCCTTGGTACGTACCCTGCTGGTCGGTTAG
- a CDS encoding S-adenosyl-l-methionine hydroxide adenosyltransferase family protein: MREIFFLSDFGLADPYAAVVKAVMRQTAPGVVIHDLAHNLPPGDLNRATYILYESVPYLPRQSVVLAVVDPGVGSSRRAVLVVGERLCYVAPDNGLLTLAYLQDPPRKAYLLENPAYHLPRKSATFHGRDVFGPVAAHLATGVEPARFGPELPVAELVRLPIHLNFGNQGEILTFDRFGNAITTLLATPAQIRGKTVRIRYHRIPVASHYAEVPVGTALAYVGSAGLLEVAIHLGNAQEQLGLKQGDRVELG, encoded by the coding sequence ATGCGGGAAATCTTCTTTCTCTCCGATTTTGGCCTAGCCGATCCCTACGCTGCGGTGGTCAAGGCGGTGATGCGGCAAACTGCTCCTGGTGTGGTTATTCACGATCTAGCCCACAACCTGCCTCCGGGCGATCTGAATCGGGCCACCTACATCCTGTATGAGTCGGTACCCTATCTACCCCGGCAATCGGTGGTGCTGGCGGTGGTCGATCCGGGGGTGGGCTCCTCCCGCCGGGCGGTTTTGGTAGTGGGGGAGCGGCTTTGCTACGTGGCTCCGGACAACGGCCTGCTCACCCTGGCCTACCTGCAAGACCCTCCACGTAAGGCGTACCTGCTCGAGAACCCTGCCTACCACCTGCCCCGCAAATCGGCCACCTTCCACGGGCGCGACGTGTTTGGACCGGTTGCAGCCCACCTGGCCACGGGGGTTGAGCCAGCCCGCTTTGGCCCGGAGTTGCCGGTTGCGGAGCTGGTGCGCCTGCCCATCCATCTGAACTTTGGCAACCAGGGCGAGATTCTGACCTTTGACCGCTTTGGTAATGCCATCACCACCCTATTAGCCACCCCGGCCCAGATCCGTGGCAAAACGGTGCGCATTCGCTATCATCGCATCCCGGTGGCTTCGCACTACGCCGAAGTGCCAGTCGGGACGGCCCTGGCCTATGTGGGCAGCGCTGGGCTTTTAGAGGTCGCCATCCATCTGGGCAATGCCCAGGAGCAGCTGGGCCTTAAACAGGGCGACCGGGTGGAGCTAGGTTGA
- the rpmF gene encoding 50S ribosomal protein L32, with amino-acid sequence MAKHPVPKKKVSKSRRDIRRAAVSTLTAPTLTKCANCGAMIPPHAVCDSCGYYAGKKVLEVKA; translated from the coding sequence ATGGCCAAGCACCCAGTACCCAAGAAGAAAGTCTCCAAGTCCCGCCGGGACATCCGCCGGGCTGCGGTCTCCACCCTAACAGCCCCCACTCTCACCAAGTGCGCCAACTGCGGGGCCATGATACCGCCCCATGCCGTCTGTGATAGCTGTGGCTATTACGCCGGGAAAAAAGTACTGGAAGTCAAAGCTTAA
- a CDS encoding beta-ketoacyl-ACP synthase III produces MNTGILALGTYAPERVMTNHDFEKILDTSDEWIVSRTGIRERRLAAEGEFTSHLAFKAVEDLIRRHGESALEGVDLVIVATNTPDALFPATAALVQNRFGLNAGAYDLLAGCPGWGYAIAQAHAMVHSGLARKVLTIGSETLSKILDYTDRSTAVLFGDGAGAAVIGPVPDGYGFKSFVLGADGSGGKELMLRCIADKLPDGSPMGQYAYMNGREVFKFAVRVMNTATLEAIEKAGLKPEDIKYLIPHQANARIIEAARERLGLPPEQVWVNVDRYGNTSTASMPIALQEALDAGKIHNGDHILFVTFGAGLTWAASVMTWWQPD; encoded by the coding sequence ATGAATACCGGTATCCTTGCCCTTGGCACCTACGCCCCCGAGCGGGTAATGACCAACCACGACTTTGAAAAGATACTGGACACATCCGACGAATGGATTGTTAGTCGCACAGGTATCCGCGAGCGACGCCTGGCTGCCGAGGGGGAGTTCACTTCCCACCTGGCCTTCAAGGCAGTCGAAGACCTGATTCGCCGCCATGGAGAAAGTGCGCTGGAAGGGGTGGATCTGGTCATTGTGGCCACCAACACCCCCGATGCCCTTTTCCCCGCCACGGCTGCCCTGGTGCAGAACCGCTTTGGTTTGAATGCCGGCGCTTACGACCTGCTGGCCGGCTGCCCTGGCTGGGGGTACGCCATTGCCCAGGCCCATGCCATGGTGCATAGCGGGCTGGCCCGCAAGGTGCTCACCATCGGCTCCGAAACCCTCTCCAAAATCCTCGACTACACCGACCGCTCCACGGCGGTGCTGTTTGGTGATGGGGCCGGGGCAGCCGTCATTGGCCCGGTGCCGGACGGGTACGGCTTCAAGTCGTTTGTGCTGGGGGCCGACGGTTCGGGGGGCAAGGAGCTGATGCTGCGCTGTATCGCCGACAAGCTGCCCGACGGCAGCCCCATGGGGCAGTACGCCTACATGAACGGGCGCGAGGTTTTCAAGTTTGCGGTGCGGGTGATGAACACCGCGACCCTCGAGGCCATCGAAAAAGCCGGCCTGAAACCCGAGGACATCAAGTACCTGATTCCCCACCAGGCCAATGCCCGCATCATCGAAGCAGCCCGCGAGCGCCTGGGGTTGCCCCCCGAGCAGGTCTGGGTCAACGTAGACCGCTACGGCAACACCTCCACGGCCTCCATGCCCATCGCGCTGCAGGAGGCCCTGGACGCAGGTAAGATCCACAACGGCGACCACATCCTCTTTGTGACCTTTGGCGCTGGCCTCACCTGGGCCGCCAGCGTGATGACCTGGTGGCAGCCGGACTAG
- the fabD gene encoding ACP S-malonyltransferase, with product MIAALFPGQGSQEIGMGKALYEGSRAAREALDRAEAALPGLLKLMWEGPEEELKLTANQQPALLAVGYAAFQAYLEMGGALPSFAAGHSLGEWTAHVAAGTLSLEDALRLVRKRGEYMQEAVPVGAGAMAAVLKVPAQTIQELTAGIAGVEIANYNSPEQTVISGTAKGVAEAAEVLKSHRARVIPLPVSAPFHSSLMRPARERLAADLAQVEFSTPRFPVYSNVLAQPETRPSVIRELLLEQITHAVRWVEILQHLKAQGVKVYLEFGSGKVLTGLVGRTLEGVEARSLTSPQEIAECLAMLGQG from the coding sequence ATGATTGCAGCTTTGTTCCCCGGACAGGGGTCGCAGGAAATTGGCATGGGCAAGGCGCTTTATGAGGGCTCGAGGGCGGCCCGCGAGGCCCTGGATCGGGCCGAGGCTGCTTTGCCCGGTCTGCTCAAGCTGATGTGGGAAGGCCCGGAGGAGGAACTCAAACTAACCGCCAACCAGCAGCCGGCCCTTTTGGCGGTGGGCTATGCGGCCTTCCAGGCCTATCTGGAAATGGGCGGTGCGCTACCCAGCTTTGCAGCGGGGCACAGCCTGGGCGAGTGGACGGCCCATGTGGCCGCCGGCACCCTCAGTCTGGAAGACGCCCTGCGCTTAGTGCGCAAACGCGGGGAGTACATGCAAGAAGCCGTACCGGTGGGGGCGGGGGCCATGGCGGCTGTTTTGAAGGTTCCGGCCCAGACCATTCAGGAGCTGACCGCCGGCATTGCCGGGGTGGAGATCGCCAACTACAACTCGCCCGAGCAAACCGTCATCTCCGGCACGGCCAAGGGAGTTGCAGAGGCTGCTGAAGTGTTGAAAAGCCACCGGGCTCGAGTCATACCCCTGCCGGTCTCGGCTCCGTTTCACTCCTCGCTGATGCGGCCGGCTCGGGAGCGCCTGGCCGCCGACCTGGCCCAGGTGGAGTTCTCCACCCCCCGCTTCCCGGTGTACTCCAACGTGCTGGCCCAGCCCGAGACCCGCCCTTCGGTAATTCGGGAGCTGTTGCTGGAACAGATCACCCATGCCGTGCGCTGGGTAGAGATTCTGCAGCACCTGAAGGCGCAAGGGGTGAAGGTGTACCTCGAGTTCGGTTCCGGTAAAGTACTCACCGGCCTGGTGGGGCGCACCCTGGAAGGGGTGGAGGCCCGTTCGCTAACCAGCCCGCAAGAAATCGCCGAGTGCCTGGCCATGCTAGGGCAAGGCTAA
- the fabG gene encoding 3-oxoacyl-[acyl-carrier-protein] reductase — translation MRKALVTGSSRGIGKAIALELARRGYALAVHYAGNQAAAEATAAEARALGASQVVVLGADLSSAQAAQKLVAEASAALGGLEVLVNNAGITRDTLLIRMKDEDWDTVIATNLSAIFHTTREAIKLMMRARWGRVINISSVVGILGNPGQANYVAAKAGLIGFTKSVAKEYATRGITVNAVAPGFIESDMTAKLPEQVVAEYLKQIPAGRLGKPEEVAKAVAFLASDDAAYINGQTLCVDGGMTPH, via the coding sequence ATGCGAAAAGCGCTGGTAACAGGTTCGTCGCGTGGAATCGGAAAAGCCATTGCCCTGGAGCTGGCCCGGCGGGGCTATGCCCTGGCGGTGCACTATGCCGGCAATCAGGCCGCCGCCGAGGCCACCGCCGCCGAGGCCCGGGCCCTGGGGGCCAGCCAGGTGGTGGTGCTGGGGGCCGACCTGAGCAGTGCGCAAGCGGCTCAAAAACTCGTAGCCGAGGCCAGCGCCGCCCTGGGGGGGCTCGAGGTGCTGGTCAACAACGCCGGCATCACCCGCGACACCCTTTTGATTCGTATGAAGGACGAGGACTGGGATACGGTCATCGCCACCAACCTGAGCGCCATCTTCCACACCACCCGCGAGGCCATCAAGCTGATGATGCGCGCCAGATGGGGCCGGGTCATCAATATCAGCAGCGTGGTGGGCATCCTGGGCAACCCCGGCCAGGCCAACTACGTGGCGGCAAAAGCGGGCCTGATTGGCTTCACCAAGTCGGTAGCCAAGGAGTACGCCACCCGTGGCATCACCGTCAATGCCGTGGCGCCGGGGTTTATTGAGTCGGACATGACCGCCAAACTGCCCGAGCAGGTTGTGGCCGAGTACCTCAAGCAAATCCCCGCCGGTCGCCTGGGCAAGCCCGAGGAGGTGGCCAAGGCCGTGGCCTTTCTGGCATCGGATGATGCAGCCTACATCAACGGACAAACCCTGTGTGTGGATGGCGGCATGACCCCGCACTAG
- the acpP gene encoding acyl carrier protein has product MAILDDVREVIVDKLGVDADKVVPEARFIEDLGADSLDTVELIMGLEDKFGLEISDEDAEKIRTVQDAINFIQSKQA; this is encoded by the coding sequence ATGGCAATCCTAGACGATGTAAGAGAAGTGATCGTGGACAAACTCGGCGTGGATGCCGACAAGGTAGTGCCCGAAGCCCGCTTTATCGAAGACCTTGGCGCCGACAGCCTCGATACCGTAGAGCTGATCATGGGCCTGGAGGACAAGTTCGGGCTGGAAATCTCCGACGAAGACGCGGAAAAGATTCGCACCGTACAGGATGCGATCAACTTCATCCAGAGCAAGCAAGCCTAG
- a CDS encoding cold-shock protein, whose amino-acid sequence MQKGKVKWFNAEKGYGFIQREEGEPDVFVHYSAIQSRGFRTLNEGDVVTFDIEPGKNGKGPQAANVSVVEPAKRF is encoded by the coding sequence ATGCAAAAAGGTAAGGTCAAGTGGTTCAATGCAGAGAAGGGCTATGGCTTTATCCAGCGCGAAGAGGGGGAGCCGGACGTATTTGTGCACTATAGCGCCATTCAGTCTCGTGGCTTTCGTACCCTGAACGAAGGCGACGTAGTAACCTTCGACATTGAGCCCGGAAAGAACGGTAAAGGCCCTCAGGCCGCCAACGTGAGTGTGGTCGAGCCGGCCAAGCGTTTTTGA
- a CDS encoding ABC transporter substrate-binding protein: MKKIGILGLAVLASLGMAQTKIGNCEVTGPKGQFPIRPAVAGQLTVQTNLPGPGFWNGDSPATIKDGFEYCLAANIAHRAGLDKVVVQNVAWDALIAGQTRNFDFALSQITITEARKRVVDFSRPYFSSDIGVLVRAADKAKFNAPASLKTARLGVQQATTAAKFLSETLKHPQNLTRVFPDVAAGFTALRAGQIDAFIIDTSIVLSEAAKSGGALAVVGQFKTGENYGALFTKGNPNRAQVDKILEALEKDGTLKKLSQTYLAKEWGIDPTTVPIWRP, encoded by the coding sequence ATGAAAAAAATCGGGATTCTAGGACTGGCGGTTTTGGCTTCGCTGGGGATGGCCCAGACCAAAATTGGCAACTGCGAAGTGACCGGCCCCAAAGGCCAGTTTCCCATCCGCCCGGCGGTGGCCGGCCAGCTAACGGTGCAGACCAACCTGCCGGGGCCGGGCTTCTGGAACGGCGACAGCCCCGCCACCATCAAGGACGGCTTCGAGTACTGCCTGGCCGCCAACATTGCCCACCGCGCGGGGCTGGACAAGGTGGTGGTGCAGAACGTGGCCTGGGATGCCCTGATTGCCGGCCAGACCCGCAACTTCGACTTTGCCCTCTCGCAGATCACCATCACCGAGGCCCGTAAGCGGGTGGTGGACTTCTCGAGGCCCTACTTCTCCTCGGATATCGGCGTGCTGGTGCGGGCAGCCGACAAAGCCAAGTTCAACGCACCGGCCAGCCTCAAGACCGCCCGCCTGGGGGTGCAGCAGGCCACCACGGCGGCCAAGTTTCTGAGCGAGACCCTCAAGCACCCCCAGAACCTGACCCGGGTCTTCCCGGATGTGGCTGCGGGCTTCACGGCGCTGCGGGCCGGTCAGATTGATGCCTTCATCATCGACACCTCCATCGTGCTCTCGGAGGCGGCCAAGTCGGGGGGAGCCCTGGCGGTGGTGGGCCAGTTCAAGACCGGCGAGAACTACGGAGCGCTGTTTACCAAAGGCAACCCCAACCGGGCCCAGGTCGACAAAATTCTGGAAGCTCTGGAAAAAGACGGTACCCTTAAGAAGCTTTCGCAGACCTACCTGGCCAAGGAATGGGGTATCGATCCCACCACGGTGCCGATCTGGCGCCCCTGA
- the lepA gene encoding translation elongation factor 4: protein MQERIRNFSIIAHVDHGKSTLADRILQMTKAVSDREMREQFLDSLELERERGITIKASAVRLFYQSKAGETYIFNLIDTPGHVDFGYEVSRALAAVEGVLLVVDASQGVEAQTIANFYLAMEHEHTIIPVINKIDLPGAQPLEVALEVEEVLGIPADECIFASGKTGQGVDEILEAIVARIPAPKGRPEHPLQALIFDSIFDAYQGVIPYVRVMDGSIQPGDSIRIWSTGKVFEVDKVGVFRPGTLEPVGQLGPGEVGWITAAIREIGDAQVGDTITSAQNPCEAPYPGFQPAKPVVFAGLYPTDTQEYNRLREALEKLKLNDAALSFEPETSEALGFGFRCGFLGLLHAEIVQERLEREFDLDLISTAPSVIYRVKLTSGEEIEIHNPSELPNPDKIEAIYEPYVKLTVYTPEEYVGSIMQLLQEKRGKMGNMHYMGKRVELVYEVPFGEILYDFHDRLKSISRGYASMDYEQAGYQEGDLVKVSILVNEEPVDALAFIAHKDKAYGIGREIVDKLAEVIPRQQFAVPIQAAIGGKIIARATVKALRKDVLAKCYGGDITRKKKLLEKQKEGKKRMKAIGKVDVPQEAFLAVLSAGRD, encoded by the coding sequence GTGCAGGAGAGGATTCGCAATTTTTCTATCATCGCGCACGTAGACCACGGTAAGTCTACGCTGGCCGACCGCATTCTTCAGATGACCAAGGCGGTCTCGGATCGAGAGATGCGCGAGCAGTTTTTGGACTCGCTGGAGCTCGAGCGCGAGCGCGGCATCACCATCAAGGCCAGCGCGGTGCGGCTGTTTTACCAGAGCAAAGCCGGAGAAACCTACATCTTCAACCTGATTGATACCCCCGGCCACGTGGACTTCGGCTACGAGGTGAGCCGGGCCCTGGCCGCGGTGGAAGGGGTGTTGCTGGTGGTGGACGCTTCGCAGGGGGTAGAGGCCCAGACCATCGCCAACTTCTACCTGGCCATGGAGCACGAACACACCATCATCCCGGTGATTAACAAGATTGACCTGCCCGGCGCCCAGCCTTTGGAGGTGGCCCTGGAAGTTGAAGAAGTGCTGGGGATTCCCGCCGACGAATGCATTTTTGCCTCGGGCAAAACCGGCCAGGGGGTGGATGAGATCCTCGAGGCCATCGTGGCCCGCATCCCGGCCCCCAAGGGCCGCCCGGAGCACCCCCTCCAGGCCCTGATCTTCGACTCCATCTTCGACGCCTACCAGGGGGTGATTCCCTACGTGCGGGTAATGGATGGCAGCATCCAGCCCGGTGACAGCATCCGCATCTGGTCTACCGGCAAGGTCTTCGAGGTGGACAAGGTAGGGGTCTTCCGGCCCGGAACGCTGGAACCGGTAGGCCAGCTTGGCCCCGGCGAGGTGGGCTGGATTACCGCCGCCATCCGCGAGATTGGCGATGCCCAGGTAGGCGATACCATCACCTCGGCCCAGAACCCCTGTGAAGCCCCCTATCCGGGCTTCCAGCCGGCCAAACCGGTGGTGTTTGCCGGCCTCTACCCTACCGACACCCAGGAGTACAACCGGCTGCGCGAGGCCCTGGAGAAGCTCAAGCTCAACGATGCAGCGCTTTCATTTGAACCCGAGACCTCCGAGGCGCTGGGCTTTGGCTTTCGCTGCGGCTTTCTGGGGCTGCTGCACGCCGAAATTGTGCAGGAGCGGCTCGAGCGCGAGTTCGACCTCGACCTCATCTCCACCGCCCCCAGCGTGATTTATCGGGTCAAGCTCACCAGCGGCGAGGAGATCGAGATTCACAACCCCTCCGAGCTGCCCAACCCCGATAAAATCGAGGCCATCTACGAGCCCTACGTCAAGCTCACGGTGTACACCCCCGAGGAATATGTGGGCTCCATCATGCAGCTTTTGCAGGAAAAGCGCGGCAAGATGGGCAACATGCACTACATGGGCAAGCGGGTGGAGCTGGTGTACGAGGTGCCCTTCGGCGAAATCCTCTACGACTTCCACGACCGACTTAAGTCCATCAGCCGGGGCTACGCCTCCATGGACTACGAACAGGCAGGCTACCAGGAAGGCGATCTGGTCAAGGTGAGCATCCTGGTCAACGAGGAGCCGGTAGATGCTCTGGCCTTTATCGCCCACAAAGACAAAGCCTATGGCATTGGGCGCGAGATTGTGGACAAGCTGGCCGAGGTTATCCCCCGCCAGCAGTTTGCGGTGCCCATCCAGGCGGCCATCGGGGGCAAGATTATTGCCCGTGCCACCGTCAAGGCCTTGCGCAAAGACGTGCTGGCCAAGTGCTACGGCGGCGACATCACCCGCAAGAAAAAGCTATTGGAAAAGCAGAAGGAAGGCAAAAAGCGCATGAAGGCCATCGGCAAGGTGGACGTGCCGCAGGAGGCTTTCCTGGCAGTGCTGTCGGCCGGGCGCGATTAG